GATTTGCAAGTCATCCTTGACACTGAGATAAAAAGAATGTAGTCGACTTGCGTCCGAGGATCACTCGAGTCCTGGTCAAAGTTTGGTGATTCCTGAGGAGAAGAGACAGACTGTTTGAAGAGCTGGGCTTGCTCTGCTGGTTATAGCAAGCATTGCCACCTCTGTTAACCTATGCCTGGTATTTAAGGTCATCGTGTGATTCCATCTGATTCAAAAGGAGCCCGAGGCGGGCTGAGTGGGGCGTCGAGCACATGCCCAATAATGAGCATCCCAAGCTCAGATGGAAGATTGAGAAACAGAGACATGAAGTATTCGGGAGAAATAATGACCCCAAAGAAGTTGAGGATGATGTCGAATTCTGTGTTGCAACACAAGGTCGAAAATAGGGTCTTGAAACTCTCGAGAATAAGTATACCACTATTTTAGTAGATCCCTTATTAAAGGACATCTTGAGGGTAGTCGGATGTTCAGTGAAGTTTCTGTTCAAGTCATTTTTGTTGCAGTTGTGAATATTCATTGATCGTACCATACCTTGTCGGATACTGCAGGGAACAGGCACTTGCAAACTTTTACTCCCGCAGGGACGAGGCTGAAATTCACGACCCTCTTGATTACTTGAAAACTACCGTGAACCTCTTGACGAAAGAATCGAATCGACCATACGGTCTGACTGTGTAGGAATGTAGGAGATCAGGGTTATAGACCAGGGCGGAGTCTAAACCCCTTTGGGCAGAAGCCATATCTTGGAAAACGCCAAGACTCTTCTCTTCTTAACCTCCCATTTAGCATTCTCTGGGATATGCTGGACAATGCCCGAACTGGCGCGGTCAATACCCCGCTCATGGACCTCGACGTTGAAACTTCCTAAATCCTCATTCCCTCCACGTGTATCGCCTGTCGATCGGACGAAATACCTGAAACGATGCACCGATGATCTCTACGCCTGGCAACGCCGCGAAAGGCCCGCCGATCAACCATTCGTCTTGCACGATGGTCCACCATATGCGAACGGTGACCTCCATGTCGGACATGCGCTCAACAAGATCTTGAAGGATATCATTTGTCGTATACAATTGGGTCGCGGGAAGAGGGTGCGGTACGTGCCGGGATGGGACTGCCATGGACTGCCGATCGAGCTCAAAGCGCTCCAAGGCCTGCGAAACGAGGATCTCGCAAGCGGATCAGTCAGCGCCGCTGTAATTCGTACTTCCGCGCGGAAACTGGCAAGACAAACCGTGAAGGAGCAGATGAAAGTGTTCCGTGGCTGCGCGGTCATGGCCGACTGGGAGAATCACTGGAAGACCATGGATAAACAATTCGAGATGCGACAGTTGGGTATCTTCCGGGGTATGGTGGACCGAGGCCTCATCTACCGAAAGTTCAAGCCGGTTTACTGGTCGCCTTCAACGAGCACCGCTCTTGCGGAAGCAGAGCTGGAATATAAGGATGATCATATTTCGACCGCTGCCCTGGTTAGGTTCCCTCTTGTCGACATCCCCACACATCTCTCTGAGAATCCTCTTCTCCGTGGAAAGGATGTGAGTGCTGTGATTTGGACCACTACTCCCTGGACGCTGCCTGCCAATGCTGCCATTGCAGTCAGCGAGTCGTTGGAATACACTATTGTCTTGTCGGAAAAACATGGCCATCTTCTTATCGCTCAAGCGCGGTTTGAGTACCTCCAGAGTATGCTGAAAGAAGATCTCTCTGTCATTGTGCCGTCTATTTTGGGATCCGAGCTAGCAGAGCAAACTACGTATCGACCTCTTTTCAAAGGACCCGAAGCTCAGCCACAGCCAATCTTCGCTGCGGACTTTGTGACTGCTGATTCTGGCTCTGGCATGGTTCACTGCGCGCCTGGTCATGGAATGGACGACTAcgaagcatgtcttgcacGTGGCATTCCTGTGTTCGCTCCCGTCAACGATGAGGGCCAATTCACAGACAAAGCCATGCCTCTCGATCCTACACGTTTAGCCGGAAAGCCTGTCTTGGGAGAAGGTAACACCGCAGTGTTGGAATGGGTGGAATCATGTGGTCAGTTGCTTGCCCAACATAAGTACGAGCACAAGTACCCTTACGACTGGCGCTCAAAGCTCCCGATCATTGTTCGGGCAACCGAGCAGTGGTTTGCCGATGTGGCCGATATCCGCACCAGTGCTCTTCGAGCATTAGAAGATGTCCGGTTCGTCCCCGAGACTGGAAAGCACCGACTCGAGAACTTTGTGAAGAATCGGAGTGAATGGTGTATCTCGCGTCAACGCGCGTGGGGCGTTCCAATTCCTGCAATCTATCACAGGACCACTGGAGAGGCCGTCTTGACTAAAGATAGTGTTTCACACATCATGGCCACAATTGAAGAGCGGGGAATCGATGCTTGGTGGACTGACAGTGCGGACGATGCTGCATGGATTCCTCCGTCCTTGCGGGACGAGGCTGGAGCGGGGTATCGACGTGGAACGGATACTATGGACGTTTGGTTTGACAGTGGGACTAGCTGGGCAGAAATCGATGTTCCTATGGAAGGTCGGAGTCATCCAGCGGACGTGTATCTCGAAGGTACCGATCAACACCGTGGTTGGTTTCAGTCTGGGCTTCTCACATACATCTCACACCAGCACGGCTCGGGTCAATCCACGACGCCTGGTGCGCCATTCAAGAATCTCATCACCCACGGTTTCACCCTGGATGAACATGGGCGGAAAATGAGCAAGTCGATTGGCAACGTGATGTACCCGCAGACCATCATGGATGGAACTCTGCTGCCTCCTCTTAAACCccgcaaaagcaaaggaaaGAAGCAACCGGAGAACCAAGAACCCGTGTACGACGCTCTTGGTCCCGATGCGCTTCGCATGTGGGCGGCGAGCAGCGACTACACGCGCGACGTGGTGATTGGAAAACAGGTACTTCAGACTGTCAACACCAGTCTCCACAAGTTTCGTGTCACCTTCAAGTTGTTGCTGGGTGCCCTTGCCGATTTCCATCCAGGAAACATTGTCCCATACGGACGGCTGCAGCTGGTCGATCGAATTGCACTCAAACACCTTTCGGACATGGTACTCGCGTCGCAGAAGGCATGTGACAACTTCGAGTTCTACAAGGGTGTGAGCACGATGAACCGGTGGGCCAACCTCGAGTTTTCTGCTTTCTACATGGAGGCGATCAAGGACCGACTCTACACCCTCGGTGAAGATAGCACGAGTCGCCGGGCCGCACAAACAACCTTGTTCTACATTTACAATCATCTTCAAGAGGCATTGGGTCCCATCACACCTGTGCTTGTGGAAGAAACTTGGGAACATACTCCCGAGTCCATCCGCACCCAATCTGAGCACCCCCTGCGGCGTATCGTTTCCGCCCCAGCTCCGGAGTGGCAGGATATAGCCCTGGACACCACCTACCAGGAGCTGACCGTGGTCCACTCCGCCATCAAGACCTTGCAGGAGCAGGCCCGTAGCAAAAAGCAACTTGGCTCCTCCCTGCAATCCTTTGTCCACCTTGTGCTCCCTAGCAACTCTGAATTATTCCAGCAGTATCTGTCGGAGCTACCTGATCTCTTCATTGTGTCTTCCATCACCCTAGGATCCCCCAGTGAAGCACTTCCAGCCGAGATTAACAATGCTGAATGGCAATATGAGGAGATATTTGAACTAGGTGGCCAACCGGGCAAGGTGTATGTGTACGCGCCACAGGCCTCCAAGTGTCCACGGTGCTGGCGGTACGCCATTCCGGAGCCGGTGGCGATTGAAAATGCAATCTGCGACCGGTGTGATGCAGTGATACATAAGGCAAACGCCTAGAGCACGGGACAAATCTGTCTACTTACATCTCATGTATTATATCGATCATCCCCTGATAGGACATGGCCCATTCTGCAGCTGCAGTGCAACCGATCATCACCAAACATTCCTAAAATAAGCCAAGCTGAAAGGAAATCATCCATGTATAACATCTTTTTGTATTTAGTCTATTTAGTccaatgtactccgtactatgtCGTTGAATGTTTTAATTGGCTATGACGACAGTACTCAGTCAATGACGGTTGTCCCAATCATCCCCCTCAATCCTGTTTTGATGTAACAATCGTCATGCCCATATAGTCTTGCTTTTCTTCTCACGGATGTTCAGCCTTTACTCATATTCTCCAATTCACCATGATTCAACCGCCATTTGATCAGTTTGCTACTCTAACGGCCCCGGCCACCACGTCTTCAGTGGCGCCCATTCCCACTGTCATTCCGGGATCGGAGGTTTACCAGGAACTTCATGATGTGGGCAAGAGGACTTTATGGTACGTAGATATTCTCAATGTTTAGTTGCTTAATGGTTCTAACATTTGTAGGGTTGTCACTGTGTTGATGGGCATCTCCTCGCTAGTGTTCTATGCTCTGGCTGCTCGTGCTCCTCTTGTGAGTACTACTCTCTTTCTATGCCCCTATCTTCTCTAATATCGATATCTAAAATCTACTCAGCCTAAACGAATCTTCCATATTTTAACCTCCATTATAACCACCATCTCCTTCATTGTCTACCTGGCCCTTTCAACAGGCCAAGGCATAACAACCAAACACGCCAGAGTTTACGAGTCCCATAAACATGTCCCAGACACTCACACAGACTACATCCGCCAGGTCTTATGGTTGCGCTATGTAAACTGGGCATTAACGACGCCCCTGCTCTTCATCAACTTCGCTCTTCTATCCGGCCTGCCAGGCGCAAACCTGCTCATCGCCATTGTCGCCCACCTGATGATGCTGGTAACTGCTCTATTCGGCATATTTGCAGGCCACGGCCGCGAGCGCTGGGTCTGGCTGACCCTCACGTGTATTTCCTACTTGGTCGTGATTCACCATATAGGCTTCCACGCGCAGCGAGCGGCAAAGGGCAAGGATGCTCAGACAAAACGGTTCTTCGGGTCTATTTCTGGTTCTGCTATTGCAATGCTAGCTCTATTCCCCATGTGAGTTATACATCGACACAAGTGCATCATTAAGTCAACCCAATAGGAATGCTAATGTTGAGTAGTTCCCTTGCGGCGGGTGCTCTTGCGCTGAGGGTGAGCGTTGACACTGAGACCATCCTCTTCGCTATACAGGATGTTTTTACGCAAGGCGTTCTTGGATACTGGCTTTTGTTGGCTCATGAGAGCGCGTCTGGAATGTTAGTTTCAAACCGAACATTTGGATGGAATGATATGCTAATAACTGCAGTGCTCTCTACATGGAGGGATTCTGGTCCCATGGTGTCGGCAACGAGGGAGCTATTCGCATTTCTGACGAAGAGGGTGCGTAAGTATTCATTAACATTCAGATTGGATTTGAGGTGATGGCAAAtttgttttctcttcttttttaAGTTGACTACCGGATCTCTCACTTGCGGGTCACTTTCACCTCTCTCTTAATTTCATTTCAGCTTTAGTGTGAGTTGTGAGATATGGgcatgatgatgttgatgtttCGATTTTGCTCTACTACTTTACACGTATTCCATTTATTCCGTACTCTACATAAGAAGCAAAAATGACTCAATCAtcggtgtttttttttaaaaaaaaacttttggggggaggggggggggggcgttttctttctcttctactCGTACACAAACAGATAATAATATTTTCCGGGCGCCACACTCCCCAGAACTCCCTGGGGAAGGCTCTGGTGAGTGTGCCGCCATCGATGAACACAGACACCGTCCGTTCACATCTTCGAGGCCCCCAGGCCTCTCACCGCAGCGGTGAGGTCAGCAAGTTCCTCCTCGCCGAGCTCCTCGGTGGAGCAAGCCCCGGAGGGCCCATCCTCGCCCCGGGCCACTCCGAACTCGTTCGAGTGGCGAACTCGAACGTCTCGCTGGGCGCGAGACAACCAGAAACCGCAGTCGATGCAGTCCTTCTTGAAGTGAACCTCCTCGAGGTTCCGGAACCACATCCCGAACGAGTCCCCATCCACGGCGAAGCCGGTCAAGGTGAGGTGCTTGACCGGCAAGTAGGGAGGAACGGGGCACCGGGTGCAGAGGGCCAGCATCTTTCCCTTCTCGATGCAGTACTTGTCAAGGTACTCACCGTACCCGATTTTGCTCGAGATCTCACCGTCACCTTGGCCACTACAGTTCAGTCAGGTTAGCAAATGTCACATCTCTCGCTTTCACATAACTCTGAGTTCGGTAAAACTGACTAGTAAACGGGGGCGGCACGCGACTTCACATTCATTACCCACCCCTTCTTGATAGGCTCCCAGCCACTTGGACCCTCGGGCTTGTTGATGTCCAAGCCGACTGCCATCTCCAGCTCGAGGGTGGTGAGCTGGGGGTTCAACCACACCGCCTGCCAGATGATGGGCTGGTATGATTTCATCATACCAACTAGCCTCAGCACACGCAGGCTGCGAAACTCGAGCAAGGGCCGCACCTGCTCCAGGGTGAGAATGAAGATTCTGATCTCCCCCTCTTGCTTCTTGGCGGAGTGGTGGGCTCCGTTGTTGTCGGCGGCCTCGGTGATCAGGTGGTCACCGGTAGTCAGCTCTTTGGTAGCACACTCCGTGCTGAGATCAATCTCGACAGGGCCCTTGTCAGCAGGCCAACTTTCGGCGGCAGAACCCAGAGTCTCAATCTCGGCCGTGGTGGCCTTCTCTGTGACAGAGCTCTCGATTTCGAAGTCTGTCATGGTGGCCTTGTCGACCATGGTGGtgtggggggtgttggaagagTCGAGGTCAGGCTCGGTCATGGTGGACTTGTCAACCATGATGACATCGTCAGTTATGGTAGTTTTATTAATACTCTGGTCATCATTGAGATCAACAAGGCTCTTGCGGGAGGACACCTTGCGGGCATCAAAAAACATGTTCAGTTCTAGGACTGAACGGGTGCGAGAGATAGTATCCCAGGTATCACCATCGTTGAGGTGAGCCATCAAGCTAATGCGGGAACGGTAAGCTAGGTGAGGAGCGGTCACCTTTTCAGTTTCAGGGCGAGGATCACTTTCTCTCTCAAGCCACTCTTGAAAACTGACAATGCTGGGTCGGCTAGGAGAAATTATGGGGAGGGGTTGAGAGCCCCCAGGAGGCCTGGTTAGTGCAATGTCCAAGTCGGCTGCAGAGTTTCCTCTGTAGAGAGACCGAAAAACAGGACGAGGGGCTTTGGGGatgggaggaagaggagattcAGGCCGGAGGAAAGTAGAGGGAGACAGGATTGAAGGACGAGTCTCCTGAAGTAGTTCAACAATGCCCCCAGTTGATGCGATGATGGGATCTCGGCGCTTGAGACTCAGATTCTTGAAGGAAGATAGACTTGGAAGACGTAGGCTATTCTTCTTTGAACTCTTCTCACTCTTTGCGGGACTCTTCTCAGGTGAGGTTGTAGTATCGGTCCCTGCGGGGGAGGTGTCAATGGTGTTTCGGAGCCGGAGACTATTGAAAGAAGCAAGCTGAGAGAGTTGGAAGTGACTAGTCTTCTTTGAACTCTTCTTGGGAGAACTTGTGACTGCAGTCTGAACAGGTTTCTTAGAAGGCGACTGGGTGGGGCCTTGTTGTGGCAGTTCACTAGTTAGGGCTAAATGGAGATGAGATCATTAGCACAAAGCGCACATCAACGGGCACACGCTTTCACTTGAGGCATTCAATGGAACCAAGATGCAGCACATGTAAAAACATACCTTGTCCCTCACTTGCAGCAAGCTCCTGGGCATCTCTTGTCACACGGTCCCAGAACGGCGCTCCCATGAGGCTGGTCTCCCACTGTTCACGCATCGAACGCTCATAGCGGTTTTCCATGTTGATTTAAGATAGAGAATAATAAATTCTGGATGAAAGCAATCGCTAAAAGGATGGTAGGTGTGTGAGAGATGAATGAGGGAacgagaaggaggaggaggaaaagaTACTTCTCACCAGTTCTCTTCAGGCGTGCTCTCGTCGCGTTAACGTGTACTCGGCGAAGGTACCATTCTCGCAAGTAGTATCCGCCGAGATTTTGATCGAAGGCTCCGGTTCAATCCTGCGCGCTCGCTCTAGTATTTCTTTTGGTGTCGTCGAAATAATCCTGACTCTCTACGAGCCTTGATTCTGAATGAGCTGGCAAGGCTCGCTTTCTTGAATCTCCGCGCTTAGGATGGAACATATGATGAACGAAGAATTTGTAGACCAGCTCTACTGGCCCCAATCCGTCGACCACGATGGGAAAAAATCTAAACAGCACCCTGCCTTCTGCCATAGATTTGCAGAAGGGTACGGATACGATGCAGACTAGGACATCCTCATGGTAGTATTCAAGTGGGTGAATACCGCATTCTCTAGTCAGCTTTGTAGCCACCAGATAGGATAACAAAAGTTAAACTGGCATCTAATAGATTGATACTGACTTTAAACACCATTTCACCCGAGATGATAAATGTATTCCCAGTCGCGTAATCATCGGCGACATAGTAAGCGGCAGCAACGCACCGGATACACTTCTTGTACAGCTCGCAACGGCCAACGCACTCGCATAGGACCCATACGCGTTGGCGAGATAGTTGATCAGCGCCCTAAATATGCGCCGAAAGTCTTAAAGACATGACCAGAGATTAGCGGTCTCATTTGAGGGCCTAGTGTAGCAAACTTTTCAAGTGTTTCAACCTCCAGAATCATAAGATGATCATAAGATGGTCTATAGCCACAAATCCAGTCATCGTTCTTCCCCTTGTCTTCGGGTCAGAAAATACATCGGCATACAATCCACCTATGACAACAGGTGACGAAGAAGCAGAGATATTGAAAAATAGCCTGAGGATAAACAATAGCCATAATCTTCAGCGCAATAGCACAGGCGAGAGTGAAGATTGTATATCCCAAGAATGTCCATATCATCACCAGCCGCCTGCCGTATGTCTCTGATAATGGACCAAAAATAACAGGCCCGAGAATATAGCCGATCAAGAAGGTAGTTAACGGTATTACGAGCAGTTGCTCATTCTTCCAATTATAGTCAGCCGCGATGGAATCGACGGCATCGTTAGGAAAAGCTGATTTGAGCTTGCTATTCATGACTGTCACCAAGCCGGTGATGAAGACAAataccttttttttgtatCAAGTCAGAGTGTAAGCTAGTTTAATACCGAAGGGGATCATGATCGACTATTGTTCAACTGTACGAACAAGGACTGATTTCTTCGATCATATCGGTAGAATGGTCAGATATGCCTTTCAATTCGTCAGAGCTATGTAGAATGTAGAAGCCTTTCGCTTCATCTCTTTAGCACATGCTAACCAAAAACAACGTTCTATGTACCAGAAACAGTACTAGCAACAGTACTAGTTAGCCTGATGTCGCTGCCCAAAGACTACCGTACATAGCCAAACCGACATTGGTTCCTCCAAAGGTGGAATGGTCTAATACTTCAAATCCTTGAGGTAGGACCCGTCGATCTGCTTGTCCGTTTAGGTTTTGGCTAGTGACGGCCCGCGACGGAGGTCCACCCCCAGAACCTCCCCTGGGCAGTTGATCTAAGACTCCGATGTCGGGGCTACAGACTTCATCTGATATGACCTTCTAAACCTACTAGAACTTGGGTGTGTTCGATCAGACTAAAAAAGACGGATAACATAGTACAGCAGCAAGAGCAGAAAGACATCTGGTAAGACAACCTTTGCAGCGAAAAGGTGGCCCCATTCGTTGTAACTTCAACTGAAACGCTTCTTGTCCAGCTAGACCCCAAGCCTACTGGTAGGTCTGTAAATGATAATCTTCAGGCCTAGATAACAAGATCGATGAAATCCTCCATATAGGCTCTGGGTCCCTATGTCAAACGGATTGTGGAAATCGACGGCTCACCTAAAAGAAGACCTATCCACACATTGAGTCGCCTGAAGTCAATAGCCAACTACTTGACCAAGAGTCCGACTGCATAACCGGGAGGTCTGACAAGGTCGTTTCGAATGCTGCCTTGCATTGGATTCTGAGTGAACCTGAAACCAACTCCAATTTCATCAAGGGCTATTTTGAGGCGCTCAAGCCGGCTGGTTTTCTGATCGATGAGCCGGTGCGCTAGGAAATATGGCCGAGGTGCATTCTGCAATAACCAGCTGTTTGGTCACACAAGTTATTCCGCTTTAGCAGGCACTAGAGGCACCGCCGTGGTGGTTCCCATCGCAGCAGGCTCTGAAGGAGCCTATTGAAGGAGCGGGCCTTAACTGGGTCAGGAGGGAGGTCCAACTCAGACCGACAACGTTGACAGGGAATATGAAGGACAGTGCTGAAGGAAGGTAGGTCTGGCACTAATCAGCCATTGACTTGATAATTGATGGCGTCTAGAATTCGTCTGTTTGGTGAGCCCTTTCTTGAACTCTTCCCGACAAATGAGATACGCGATGCAGCGATCAAACCTGCATCAACAGAGTGCGTTCTTTGCCCGAACCATTGATGATGTATTCTGACCCGGAGTGACAAGTCTAGGATATGTAATCCGAACTCTTTAATGGAAGACTTGTGCTGTGGGAGATTGCTTTACTTGGGTCCATTTGGGAACGCTGCCCTCAAAAATCCACATCTAGAAATGAGGCTAAGAGACTTGATTGAGCTGAAGCACAAGGAGACCCAATCCGGCGACCCGCTTAGTGTATATGCACGTGATGTATATATAAAAATAAAAGAGATCACTGTAATCCCATTCATGCCATGTTTTAGATTTCTTGTTGGTCATCTTTCCAAGTGTCTTTCCAAACGTCCACAGGAGCTTAACAAAGAGAGAAAGCTTTGCTTGGATCGTTATTGTAGATATATTCCTGCTTAAATTTGACAGCTCGTGTGCCCCAATGTGGGTACATCAAACATCCCTGCTGGGCTTCTAAGACACCTGGGGTATGAGCTGTCTCTCCCCAAGGTTGCTTCAGGGATACATACGTATGGTGGCATCCCATAGCCCATTCCAGACATGACAGTCTGGAGACACTGGACTAGAATTTGTTTGCACATTGAGCTGCTTGGGTGACCCATCCATACACCTGTCATTTCCATGTCGTAGGGTGCATTTCGAAAAAGTGAGCTTGTACAATGGATTGGCAC
Above is a genomic segment from Penicillium digitatum chromosome 3, complete sequence containing:
- a CDS encoding Isoleucyl-tRNA synthetase, putative, producing MPELARSIPRSWTSTLKLPKSSFPPRVSPVDRTKYLKRCTDDLYAWQRRERPADQPFVLHDGPPYANGDLHVGHALNKILKDIICRIQLGRGKRVRYVPGWDCHGLPIELKALQGLRNEDLASGSVSAAVIRTSARKLARQTVKEQMKVFRGCAVMADWENHWKTMDKQFEMRQLGIFRGMVDRGLIYRKFKPVYWSPSTSTALAEAELEYKDDHISTAALVRFPLVDIPTHLSENPLLRGKDVSAVIWTTTPWTLPANAAIAVSESLEYTIVLSEKHGHLLIAQARFEYLQSMLKEDLSVIVPSILGSELAEQTTYRPLFKGPEAQPQPIFAADFVTADSGSGMVHCAPGHGMDDYEACLARGIPVFAPVNDEGQFTDKAMPLDPTRLAGKPVLGEGNTAVLEWVESCGQLLAQHKYEHKYPYDWRSKLPIIVRATEQWFADVADIRTSALRALEDVRFVPETGKHRLENFVKNRSEWCISRQRAWGVPIPAIYHRTTGEAVLTKDSVSHIMATIEERGIDAWWTDSADDAAWIPPSLRDEAGAGYRRGTDTMDVWFDSGTSWAEIDVPMEGRSHPADVYLEGTDQHRGWFQSGLLTYISHQHGSGQSTTPGAPFKNLITHGFTLDEHGRKMSKSIGNVMYPQTIMDGTLLPPLKPRKSKGKKQPENQEPVYDALGPDALRMWAASSDYTRDVVIGKQVLQTVNTSLHKFRVTFKLLLGALADFHPGNIVPYGRLQLVDRIALKHLSDMVLASQKACDNFEFYKGVSTMNRWANLEFSAFYMEAIKDRLYTLGEDSTSRRAAQTTLFYIYNHLQEALGPITPVLVEETWEHTPESIRTQSEHPLRRIVSAPAPEWQDIALDTTYQELTVVHSAIKTLQEQARSKKQLGSSLQSFVHLVLPSNSELFQQYLSELPDLFIVSSITLGSPSEALPAEINNAEWQYEEIFELGGQPGKVYVYAPQASKCPRCWRYAIPEPVAIENAICDRCDAVIHKANA
- a CDS encoding Opsin, putative codes for the protein MIQPPFDQFATLTAPATTSSVAPIPTVIPGSEVYQELHDVGKRTLWVVTVLMGISSLVFYALAARAPLPKRIFHILTSIITTISFIVYLALSTGQGITTKHARVYESHKHVPDTHTDYIRQVLWLRYVNWALTTPLLFINFALLSGLPGANLLIAIVAHLMMLVTALFGIFAGHGRERWVWLTLTCISYLVVIHHIGFHAQRAAKGKDAQTKRFFGSISGSAIAMLALFPISLAAGALALRVSVDTETILFAIQDVFTQGVLGYWLLLAHESASGIALYMEGFWSHGVGNEGAIRISDEEGA